One region of Culex pipiens pallens isolate TS chromosome 2, TS_CPP_V2, whole genome shotgun sequence genomic DNA includes:
- the LOC120418478 gene encoding uncharacterized protein LOC120418478, which produces MKAFIVLSVVLAIAFGAAVDTSNKEKRGLWEVNDHHGLDGGFEHHGDVHHHKEVITKNVHVPYPVEVEKHVPYPVKVPYPVEVVKKVPFVVEKKVPVYVEKKVPVHVDRPVPYPVEVKVPVVHKEYVEVPKPYAVHVEKPVPVYVKKPVYIEKHVPVTVQIKEVHKKKHWGLF; this is translated from the exons ATGAAG gCGTTCATCGTGTTGTCCGTGGTCCTGGCCATCGCCTTCGGCGCGGCAGTCGACACCTCCAACAAGGAAAAGCGTGGCCTGTGGGAGGTCAACGATCATCACGGTCTGGACGGGGGTTTCGAACACCATGGAGACGTGCACCACCACAAGGAGGTCATCACCAAGAATGTGCATGTGCCGTACCCGGTGGAGGTCGAGAAGCACGTCCCATATCCGGTGAAGGTCCCGTACCCGGTTGAGGTCGTCAAGAAGGTTCCGTTTGTGGTGGAGAAGAAGGTCCCGGTCTACGTCGAGAAGAAGGTGCCGGTTCATGTTGATCGTCCGGTTCCGTACCCAGTTGAGGTCAAGGTCCCCGTTGTCCACAAGGAGTACGTCGAAGTGCCCAAGCCTTACGCAGTTCATGTCGAGAAGCCCGTCCCGGTGTACGTGAAGAAGCCGGTCTACATCGAGAAGCACGTCCCGGTCACCGTGCAGATTAAGGAAGTGCACAAGAAGAAGCACTGGGGATTGTTTTAG